The DNA window TAAGTTTATTTGGGATATTTTAGTGTTTGACTACTGCTATTTATGAATGATGAACTCATTTTTGTCACAGGTGGATTAACCTGTGAACTGATGTACTGTAAATCAGGTAAAGAAAAGGTTTTGAGCAATTAATAGCttacaaaattattcagacattatGGAAGTTGTGACCCAGTTTCCTCTCAGCATTATATCACACGTTTCCTGCTTCTGTCAGCACTTTATCTTCAGCTCTGTTCTCTGATCATGTGACCCTCATGTGACTCTGATCAGATGAATGATGGCTCTCCTGCTGCTTCTGTGTTTCTGCGGTTCGATCGCTGCCGTGCCGCCCGTAGGAACTCAACCTGAGCAGGTGCACATCTCATATCCAGGTGAGAGTTCAGTCtttatgattgacagctgtctGTCAGAGAGTGATCACAGTAAGATTATATTTGAATCTCAGTGTTTGCACAAGAGTGACACTGATGATGCGTCTGTCCTCAGGTGTCTCGACCTCCATGGTGGTCACATGGACCACCGTCAATAAAACCGAGAGCATTGTGGAGTACGGATTGTGGGGCGGGAAGCTCTTCAGTCACACGGCAAAGGGAAACTCCAGCGTCTTCATTAATGATGGACCAGAGCTCAGAGCGGTGTACATCCACCGGGTCACGCTGAGTCAGCTGACGCCCGCCGCTTCATACGGTAACCTTCATACGTGTTCATGAACACCTTCAGTCTTTTACATGCCGCAGACCCAAAATATGATCATCAATCTCATTTGAGGATCCATACAAATTTGCAAAATATTGAGtgataattataaatattttacatttttctacTCATTACAGcactgtattatttatattcatatttttttaatttattgtaatctaatttttatttatttttaaataaaatgtacttttaattttaaatttgtaCAGTTTTTCTCTAAACATTTCAGTGGACCCCCAAAATATGATCATCTTCACATGAGGGACCCTCAtttatattgtgaaaaattaataatattataaatatgtttaaatattatttgcaaatatttcTATTAAGTTTTTTCTACTCATAACAGCACTGTAATTTAgatgcattatttatttgttttctcatctatttacttattttaataacatttgcaatctattttatttattgtaatctcattttaatttttttataaaatatattttttcttataatttttttttacatttttacacagTTTTTCACGGAGCCCTAAAATATGATCATCCTCATGCAAGGGACCCCCATCCTACaatttaatattgtgaaaaaattatattattgatATGTCTAGATATCATTTGGAAAATATTAGGTAATAATTgtgatttattaaattgtttctACTTAATACAGCACtgtattattaatgtattatttattcactgatttacttattttaatcaaatttttatttatttattgtaattttattttaatgtatttttaagttttatatatatatatatattttttatatatatttccacAGAGCACtaaaatatgatcaatattttttcagatttgctcatttatttcttatttcagtcaaatttttataatttttttaatctaatctTTATCGTaatctattttttattaatttttgaatgaaatatatatgttttatgacTTTGAGAAGCCCGGCGTTGAAGGCGATGCGTGTGTGTTTCAGTGTATCACTGCGGCAGTGACGCCGGCTGGAGCGACATCTTCTATTTCACGTCTCTGAATGAAAGCGTGAGTTTCAGCCCCAGGTTCGCTCTGTTCGGTGACATGGGCAATGAAAACCCTCAGTCTCTGAGTCGACTGCAGAAGGAGACGCAGATGGGGATGTACGACGTCATTCTGCACATCGGTGAGACGTCAAACATACGTTCAGACTTGATGAATTGAGCATGAGCAGATTAGAATGACAGTTTGGGTTTGTTTTGCTTGTGCTTGTGGTGAAAGTGCGTTACAGCATGTGATTGTTTTCACAGGGGACTTTGCATATGACCTGTATGAGgtaagaaacacacacacacacacacacacacacacacatctgttcACATGCATCAAGTGCCACGGTGATCATCAAAACTCTAATCACATAAATAAAGTCTGCATGATTTCCATACCTAAATTTTTAAAGCCGTTTCACTTTTTTGCACCAAAAATGCCCATTCTCTCTTTGATACTGACAATTAAAGGCAAAGCTCAGATAAACTTGATCGTTCTGTATTCATTTACTCGCATTCATGTCATTTAGACCtgtaaaagaagatattttgaagcaAAATGGGACTttattgtttgaaaaaaaaacactgaagcaTTTCTCAAAATGTCGTATTTTatgttgcacagaagaaagaaagtcatacaggtttgccATATAATgtttactataatataataagaCAAAAcctacaaaaacaaacatttctgCTGGTTCAATGTGTTCAAACCTTCAGCAGAAGCACAGAGAGTGTCTGGAAACTCATTAGAGCAACAGAAACCCAACAACTCATAATGGCCCAACCACAGTATTACCAAAATCACTGGATTTGAGTTCAATTATGGTTATGTAAGTGTCTCTCTGGCTGTCTGGAAAATAGATGGATCTGGTTTGAGTTCTGTCATGACTGAGGCTTCCTAGATCAGCTCAATGATGGGTCGGCTTCATTTACATTACATATACATCATGCATtgggcagacacttttatccaagaCCCCTTGTGTATATCACATTCAGTGTGTTTATGTTGTTAAAGAAATGTCCATTTTatcaattaaaaattttaattttatcgGTTAAAAAGTGCCATTTTATCAGTTAAAAAGTATCCATTTTATCAggtaaaaaagttttattttattggttaaaaaGTGTCATTTTATTGGCTAAAAAGTGTCATTTTATTGGCTAAAAAGTGTCCATTTTATTGGCTAAAAAGTGTCCATTTTATCGGCTAAAAAGTGTAATTTTATCGGCTAAAAAGTGTAATTTTATCGGTTAAAAAGTGTAATTTTATCGGTTAAAAAGTGTAATTTTATCTGCTAAAAAGTGTAATTTTATCTGCTAAAAAGTGTAATTTTATCGGCTAAAAGTGTAATTTTATCGGCTAAAAGTGTAATTTTATCGGCTAAAAAGTGTAATTTTATCGGCTAAAAAGTGTCATTTTATCGGCTAAAAAGTGTCATTTTATCGGTTAAAAAGTGTCATTTTATCGGCTAAAAAGTGTCGTTTTATCGGTTAAAAAGTGTCGTTTTATCGGCTAAAAAGTGTCGTTTTATCGGCTAAAAAGTGTCGTTTTATCGGCTAAAAAGTGTCGTTTTATCGGCTAAAAAGTGTCGTTTTATCGGCTAAAAAGTGTCGTTTTATCGGCTAAAAAGTGTCGTTTTATcggttaaaaaatatatttcatattggTAAAGAAGTGTCCATTTTAtggctaaatatttttaatttctcagcAATTGTCCATTTTATCAAATTTCATTGTTCACTTCTTGATTGTTACCCAAGTGCAAAACTAACATTATTACTATAGACCTCATAGACCTCAATTTTATCAGTTAAAAAACTGTGCATTTTATTGGATAAAAAGTGTCAATTTCATCGGTTagttgtatattttttattggttaaaaagtgaaaatattATTGGTTAAAAAGTATCAATTTTATCGGTTagttatatatttgtttattggtTATAAAGTGTCAATTTTACTGGGTAAAAATTGTCAAATTTATCAGTtggttatatattttttattggtttaaaaagtgtcattttatcagtaaaaagtgcccatttttttcagttaaaaaatatatttcattttggTAAAAAGTGTCCATTTTTCAGCATGTGTTCATTTTATCGGCTTTCAATGTTCACCTCTTGATTATTACCGAAGCGTAAgacaaatattattactatagaCGTTACTGACAGCAGCGCTCTTTGATTTTAACGGGAATGAAAGCGAGGCTGTGAGGGAGACATCTCTTCTGTGGGTTGTACTgtcatttcatgtgtttttggaTTGTTCTGCTGACGAAAAACTCCAAAAATATCTTTCCGAGAAATTTCAGTAGACAAAACAAACTACAGGCAACATGAGCTGTGGAAAAATTCTAGGAGCATTATACAGCTTTTTACAGTGGATGCCATTGAAAACACGTTAAGTCTGTCCCTCACAGCCTCGCTCTGAACCAGCTCCATTAATGACACCTAATTCAAAGAATCTTATAGGTTCAGTATTGTTGATTATCTGATGAttggcgtgtgtgtgtgtgtgtgtgtgtgtgtgttcactcaGGACAATGGCAGGATCGGTGATGAGTTCATGAAGCAGATCCAGTCCATCGCTGCTTACACGCCTTACATGACCTGTCCAGGAAACCACGAGTGGGCTTTGTGAGTGTTGAACCTGCTCTTAACCTAAACCTCATCTGAGACTCGAACACTGTTTTCATGGTTTTAGTGAACTGCAGTTTGATGACTGACCACCGGAGGGAAGCACAAACCTGTGCACTGACTCAATAACTCTCAGAATCATTGATGATTGAAGTGATTAATTATGGATGAAGTGGTTTTTAGGCTGTAATTTTTCCTTATGCAGTAAACATCTGCAGAGGCCTGATGTTTTCCTAGCCTTGACCTTATGACCCCAGTGTGCTCTCAGTTCATCCATATCAGCACGACGGAAATGATCCTGAACCCCCCCGACCTCTTAACCTTTGACCCCACTCTTTTCGTTCACTGACCCTGAATTTGTCTGTGTTTAAACACACACCCGTATCTCACCCAGGACTGACGGTCACTCATGTTTACGACCGAATGAAACACGAGAGCGCTCTTCTGTTTCTCACCGGTGTTTGTTTCAGATGATGAGCAGCGCTGGTTTTCAGTCTGTGATTTTCTGTCTGTGTTTATTCTTTCAGTAATTTCTCCCACTACCGGAATCGTTTTAGCATGCCGGGACACACGGAGAATCTGTGGTACAGGTACGAgcgctttatttatttttattatattatattttatttgattttagaAGAGGTTTTGCTTTAAACACAGAGAGGACGACGAGTCCAGCTCTGCCGCTCTGAAGAAACATTTAACGTTTGCACAATCACTTTCTGAAAAATGCTTgtttataaatgtgtgtgtgtgtgtgtgtgtgtgtgtgtagctggAACGTCGGTCCCGCTCATATCATCTCCTTTTCCACTGAAGTCTATTTCTATCTGGAATACGGCCTTGATCTGCTCTTCAGACAGTACGAGTGGCTGCGGAAGGATCTCGAGGTATAAACACAGAGATGCTGCTGAGATCGATTTTCTTCTCATAATAAACACTTTACTATAAAATCCCATTAGTTGAGCAATGCATGTGTTACTAACTTCAACAACAGAAACGTGTTCAGTTTCACCGCATGTGTTACAGTagtgttgtgtttgtgtggttCAGGAGGCGAACCGTCCTGAGAACCGAGCGCAGCGGCCGTGGATCATCACGATGGGACACAGACCCATGTACTGCTCCAACGACGACAAAGACGACTGCACACAATTTCAGAGCTACGTATGTGTCAAGAGCAAATCTGCTGACAACGTCCAGCTTTGCTTTTTCTTTCAGTTCTTTCTCATCTGACAGTGTTTGTCctaatttcaacttttaaatTTCGGAtttattaaagtgcccctattttGTATTGTAGATTACTGATTTTGTTCTGCAGGTCTCCTACAACACGTTTACATTCATCTAagatcaaaaaacactttaattctctcataatatccactgcagcatcagctcttttctctcgGTGTCTGAAACTGTTCGTTcaaagattcagtctctctaaaccccgcctttctgagagccgctctgctctgattggtcagacagCCCAGTCTGCTACTAAACCCtcattatcatatctgaatCTCAGCTCTTGATTCACAGTTATACGAACAGTAACCGTTTTACCATATCAATCTCATCAAAGTggattctttcttttaggagacaaaaACTCCATTTATCTTTGATCTTTGTTTCACAAACAGCtctg is part of the Chanodichthys erythropterus isolate Z2021 chromosome 18, ASM2448905v1, whole genome shotgun sequence genome and encodes:
- the acp7 gene encoding acid phosphatase type 7, whose product is MMALLLLLCFCGSIAAVPPVGTQPEQVHISYPGVSTSMVVTWTTVNKTESIVEYGLWGGKLFSHTAKGNSSVFINDGPELRAVYIHRVTLSQLTPAASYVYHCGSDAGWSDIFYFTSLNESVSFSPRFALFGDMGNENPQSLSRLQKETQMGMYDVILHIGDFAYDLYEDNGRIGDEFMKQIQSIAAYTPYMTCPGNHEWAFNFSHYRNRFSMPGHTENLWYSWNVGPAHIISFSTEVYFYLEYGLDLLFRQYEWLRKDLEEANRPENRAQRPWIITMGHRPMYCSNDDKDDCTQFQSYVRIGRNDTKPAAPGLEDLFYQYGVDLELWAHEHTYERLWPVFDYKVFNGSSEEPYVNPKAPVHIITGSAGCREKHDGFIPKPRDWSAFRSTDYGYTRMRLINSTHLYLEQVSDDQYGKVIDQITLVKEKHGPDAWR